The following nucleotide sequence is from Leptodactylus fuscus isolate aLepFus1 chromosome 10, aLepFus1.hap2, whole genome shotgun sequence.
AGCCATGATCTTACAATCAATTTCAGAGCAATTGTCATGATGACTGCAAACACGGCCATCCCTCCAAGACCAATGAGGTGCAGAGTCCGACGTCCGGCGCGTTCCACAATCAGGAGCTGAAAATGATTAGTTTTATAACATATTTTATCCGTCAATATAATTCTGAGTTGCCCCCTCTTGTTAATGCTATGGGACCCCCGATTTTAATGTTTACCCCTTGTATGATCTAATATGTCCATGACCCGGCAGGAGGGTTACATTGTAACTTATGCTGCTTGGTCATGGACACAGTAGGAGTCTCTCCTAGAATAAGGGCAGAATTTGTACAACTATAGCAAGGCTCCCTCAAAGTGGAGGTTCGGGTAGGGGTGGGGGGGAATTGCCATAGAGGAATGCAAAAATGTCACACTACGGGATCAGGATCTTATTGCAAACAACGATACTCACCGATACTACAGTGAAGACTGTGTTCACTATTCCGGCACCAATGGTTGCGTAAACCGGATTTGGGACCTTTGCTTCTTTGAAGATGGTTGTGGAATAGTAAAAGACCTGCGAGGACAAAGGAGGCCAGAAGAAAAGTCAATGAAGAAGTCTGAAAAGGGTAAAGTAAAAAGATCTCAGCCCATGAGGAAGACTTACGGCATTGATGCCAGATAGCTGCTGCGAAAGCTGGAGAACGATGGCGATCATAATCGGCTGCCGATACTGACTAGAGCGGAAAAGTTCTATGAAGGACACGGGTTTCTCCTGGGCCATGCGTCGACCTTCTTCCTTCATCTCTTCAATGTCGGAGGCCACATCATGGGTTCCTCGAAGTCTCTTTAGAACTAAATTCACATTTGTGTAAGGCAACGTCTTGACAAAGCTGCTCAAGGTCAAGTCAACAAAATTCAGGATCTTGAGAAACCTATAGAAGCAAACCTGAAGAACAGAGGGCAATGGCTGCCATCTGTCATGGTTTGCCCAAAGAATTCCTCTTCCTGGTGCCACCTGCCATATAACCTGATCTACTATCTACCGATCTACAGACTTGGGGCCACCAACCTGCTGCTAAGTGTACACGAAACCAAGCCTTTATTTACCGCCATCGGAGGAACTTCCTTGTAGAAGACATCTGCTCCCACTTATCTACTGAGATCTCAATGTTCTCTTGTAGGCCGATCTAATAGACCCATTACTATCCGTCCTGTCTCTACTTGTGGACAAATTTGTGAACCCGTCTCCGAATTTTATATGGAATGGAAATCTGCCAAAGTAACTTATTCAAGCAACGTCTTGTCTGCCCAGAAGTTAAAGGGAATGAAAGTCGTGCAAGCCATAGACTTCGTTATTTGCTCCATGAGAGAAGTCTACTCTGACCACGACTACGAGTCAACCCTCATGATACTCACTTGTCTCGGCTTGTTCATTCTCGTTCTTCACTATAAGTAGATATCGGGGACTTTCTGGACAGAACGGCAACAGCGCGCACTGGATGACCGACAGGATAACTGTAATCCCCAATAAGAGAGGCCAGAACGTAGAAGAGCCCAGGATGACCTCCAACCCAAAAATCTAAGGAGATAAAAGGAACGATGACATAAAACTGTACAGTGCTGTGAGAACATAATGGCAAGTAAACATGTtttcagaaatggaagggttaatatgACTACCTACCTGTGCTATCAATATTCCCACGACGATGCCGAGCTGGTTCAGGGTCCCCAGGGCTCCTCGGTACGCAGTAGGTGCCAACTCTCCAATATACATGGGGACTAGACCGGTGCAGAATCCAGAGAAGATTCCAATAATGAATCTGCCAATTATAAGCATCTCAAAGGACCAACCAAGCTTCGAGAGAGCCATAAGGGCTCCTCCCACCAGGGCGGCGACATTGACCAATAACATCGAGTTCCTCCTGGGGAAAGAGCAATTGATCAGATTGTTAGGGTGTCTGCTATTCATACAGAAGGTCCTAAAATCTTAACCAGATGATTTCACCCCAAAAAACAGGTTAGACGACATGTCCACTCCCCATGAACCCCATtcagtgtccatcacatgactgatCTGGAACCACACTGTGACCAAACTGAAAATGGGAAATGCATGACGTGAACTCGTCCTAAACCCCCATCGTGACCCTCCTGGTGACCGCACC
It contains:
- the LOC142183579 gene encoding solute carrier family 2, facilitated glucose transporter member 3-like; its protein translation is MEPKKGRITCYLAFCVSVAAIGSLQFGYNTGVINAPEEIIRSFYNDTYIHRYHIPMTSAMLTSLWSLSVAIFSVGGMFGSLSVGYFANRFGRRNSMLLVNVAALVGGALMALSKLGWSFEMLIIGRFIIGIFSGFCTGLVPMYIGELAPTAYRGALGTLNQLGIVVGILIAQIFGLEVILGSSTFWPLLLGITVILSVIQCALLPFCPESPRYLLIVKNENEQAETILKRLRGTHDVASDIEEMKEEGRRMAQEKPVSFIELFRSSQYRQPIMIAIVLQLSQQLSGINAVFYYSTTIFKEAKVPNPVYATIGAGIVNTVFTVVSLLIVERAGRRTLHLIGLGGMAVFAVIMTIALKLIDVAIGWSYVSIVAVFGFVALFEIGPGPIPWFIVAELFSQGPRPAAMAVSGCSNWTANFLVGMLFPYAAEGCGPYVFLIFLGFLIIFFIFTFFKVPETKGRTFEDIAQQFQKRNTFDQPHKRNSVELTGVKVPQDPME